A single window of Vibrio sp. SCSIO 43137 DNA harbors:
- the pgm gene encoding phosphoglucomutase (alpha-D-glucose-1,6-bisphosphate-dependent) produces the protein MAIHSRAGQKALQEDLHNIPALVANYFLLQPDAANPAHKVQFGTSGHRGCADKSTFNEHHILAIAQAIAEVRLAHGTTGPIYVGKDTHALSEAAIYSAIEVLVANGIQVVVQEENGYTPTPGISHAILTHNLKHQDKADGIVITPSHNPPQDGGIKYNPPHGGPAEGELTSAIEDRANQLIAEGLTGVKRMPLAQAKQSELLCEQDLVKPYVDDLINVIDMQAIQKAKLKIGVDPLGGSGIDYWRQIAAAYQLDITLVSEAIDPSFQFMSLDKDGVVRMDCSSPYAMAGLLALKDEYDLAFGNDPDYDRHGIVTPSGLMNPNHYLAVCIDYLYRHRDNWGKEVAVGKTLVSSALIDRVVADLGRELCEVPVGFKWFVDGLYNGSFGFGGEESAGASFLRKDGTPWSTDKDGILLCLLAAEITAVTGKNPQQYYEELAAKHGASEYNRISAVANSEQKKVLSKLSPEMVSAEMLAGEKITARLTHAPGNGAAIGGLKVTTENGWFAARPSGTEEIYKIYCESFKGEQHLKLIEKEAQEIVNQVFADAGL, from the coding sequence ATGGCGATACACTCCCGGGCAGGGCAGAAAGCACTGCAAGAAGATTTACATAATATTCCTGCGTTGGTTGCGAATTACTTTCTTCTGCAGCCAGATGCGGCAAATCCGGCCCACAAGGTTCAGTTCGGCACTTCCGGTCACCGCGGATGCGCGGATAAATCTACATTTAATGAGCATCATATTCTGGCCATCGCTCAGGCGATTGCTGAAGTGCGCTTAGCCCACGGAACCACAGGCCCCATATACGTAGGTAAAGATACTCATGCCTTGTCTGAAGCGGCTATCTATTCTGCTATTGAAGTATTGGTTGCCAATGGCATTCAGGTTGTGGTGCAAGAAGAGAACGGTTATACACCGACGCCGGGCATTTCTCATGCAATTCTGACTCATAATCTTAAGCATCAGGATAAAGCGGACGGGATTGTTATTACTCCGTCGCATAACCCGCCTCAGGATGGTGGTATCAAATACAACCCTCCTCATGGTGGTCCTGCAGAAGGGGAACTGACCTCTGCAATTGAAGACAGAGCCAACCAACTGATCGCAGAAGGCCTGACCGGGGTAAAAAGAATGCCTCTTGCACAGGCTAAGCAGAGTGAACTGCTATGCGAGCAGGACTTAGTTAAGCCTTATGTTGATGACTTAATCAATGTTATCGATATGCAAGCGATCCAGAAAGCGAAGCTGAAAATCGGTGTCGATCCTCTGGGTGGTTCAGGCATCGATTACTGGCGCCAGATTGCTGCGGCTTATCAACTGGATATTACCTTAGTGAGTGAAGCGATTGACCCATCTTTCCAGTTTATGTCTCTGGATAAAGATGGCGTTGTCCGTATGGATTGTTCTTCCCCATACGCCATGGCAGGTTTGCTGGCACTGAAAGATGAGTATGATTTAGCCTTTGGTAATGACCCTGATTACGACAGACACGGTATCGTGACTCCGTCAGGCTTGATGAACCCTAACCACTATCTGGCGGTTTGTATTGACTACCTGTACCGCCACCGTGATAACTGGGGCAAAGAGGTTGCCGTAGGTAAGACTCTGGTATCCAGTGCACTTATCGACAGAGTGGTAGCCGACCTTGGCCGGGAACTGTGTGAAGTTCCGGTTGGCTTTAAATGGTTTGTTGATGGCTTGTATAACGGTTCATTCGGTTTTGGTGGTGAAGAGAGTGCTGGTGCTTCCTTCCTGCGTAAGGATGGAACGCCTTGGTCTACAGATAAGGACGGTATTTTGCTTTGCCTTCTGGCTGCTGAGATTACTGCGGTAACCGGCAAGAACCCTCAGCAATATTATGAAGAGCTGGCAGCGAAACATGGTGCTTCTGAGTACAACCGCATTTCTGCTGTTGCCAATAGTGAACAGAAGAAGGTGTTATCTAAGCTCTCACCAGAGATGGTTTCAGCCGAAATGCTGGCAGGTGAGAAAATCACTGCCCGTCTGACTCATGCTCCGGGTAACGGTGCTGCTATCGGTGGACTAAAGGTGACTACTGAGAATGGCTGGTTTGCAGCCCGCCCATCTGGTACTGAAGAGATCTATAAGATTTACTGTGAAAGCTTTAAAGGTGAACAGCACCTTAAGCTGATTGAGAAAGAAGCTCAGGAGATTGTAAATCAGGTGTTTGCTGACGCTGGTTTATAA
- a CDS encoding DUF1853 family protein, producing the protein MQESVGKIAQWIVSQPTLLIANQAPVSDNPFRQCDGFSPPAYNGSSRLGFVYQELCHQLFQYHPDYRVELEEFQVQQGKQTLGAIDFIVCNQAIEHWEVALKFYLLHDGLWFGPEGQDRLDIKLDRMLNHQLAMSSCAEFTRQFPQFSHAKKMLFIQGRLYINPFLDQRVPDNCLGYTLNPECCNGKWCYQSQLNGIKQKLYPLDKLNWVAGITNPDKLLDSTMPADRTVHCQSESGEFWMIVPDGWPEKR; encoded by the coding sequence ATGCAGGAATCTGTCGGAAAAATTGCACAGTGGATTGTCAGCCAGCCTACGCTGTTGATAGCAAATCAGGCTCCGGTCAGCGATAACCCTTTCAGGCAGTGTGACGGATTTTCTCCACCAGCATATAACGGCAGCTCAAGGTTGGGTTTTGTTTATCAGGAGCTATGCCATCAGCTGTTTCAGTATCACCCTGATTACCGTGTTGAGCTTGAAGAGTTTCAGGTTCAACAGGGAAAACAAACACTTGGTGCTATTGATTTTATCGTCTGTAATCAAGCTATTGAACACTGGGAAGTAGCACTTAAATTTTACCTGTTACACGACGGGCTCTGGTTTGGACCGGAAGGTCAGGACAGGCTGGATATCAAACTCGACCGGATGCTTAACCATCAGCTGGCTATGTCGTCATGTGCTGAATTTACCCGTCAGTTTCCTCAGTTTAGCCACGCTAAGAAAATGTTGTTTATTCAGGGACGGCTCTATATCAACCCCTTCTTAGATCAAAGGGTTCCTGATAACTGCCTTGGCTATACATTAAACCCCGAATGCTGTAACGGAAAATGGTGTTATCAAAGCCAGCTAAATGGCATTAAACAGAAACTATATCCACTGGATAAACTAAACTGGGTGGCAGGCATAACTAATCCTGACAAGCTGCTGGACAGCACTATGCCGGCAGACAGAACTGTACATTGTCAGTCAGAGTCCGGTGAGTTCTGGATGATTGTTCCTGATGGCTGGCCAGAGAAACGATAG
- a CDS encoding Nif3-like dinuclear metal center hexameric protein: MNNIELEAILNQKLSPELIKDYCPNGLQIEGGSEVKKIITGVTASQALIETAIEKQADAILVHHGYFWKGEPEAIRGMKGKRVKSLIKNDINLYAYHLPLDVHPELGNNAELARLLEIKIEGGFEAGPQSVALFGTLKQPLKASEFSQRIEQALNRKPLHIAPESDKLIQSVGWCTGGGQDYIELAAAKGLDAFISGEISERTTYSARELDIHYFAAGHHATERYGVKALGEWLATEHGLDVEFIDIDNPV; the protein is encoded by the coding sequence ATGAACAATATAGAACTAGAAGCAATACTCAACCAAAAACTATCACCAGAGCTTATTAAAGATTACTGCCCGAATGGATTACAGATTGAGGGAGGTAGTGAAGTTAAAAAGATCATTACCGGTGTCACTGCCTCGCAGGCATTAATAGAAACCGCCATCGAAAAACAGGCTGATGCAATCTTAGTCCATCACGGCTATTTCTGGAAAGGGGAGCCTGAAGCAATCAGAGGTATGAAGGGTAAAAGAGTTAAGTCTCTGATTAAAAATGATATTAACTTATACGCTTACCATCTACCCCTTGATGTTCACCCTGAGCTTGGCAACAACGCCGAACTGGCAAGGTTACTTGAGATAAAGATTGAGGGCGGCTTTGAGGCTGGTCCGCAATCTGTTGCTCTGTTTGGCACATTAAAGCAACCGCTGAAGGCGTCAGAGTTTTCGCAACGTATAGAACAGGCGTTGAACCGTAAGCCACTGCATATAGCGCCTGAGTCAGACAAACTTATTCAGTCTGTCGGCTGGTGCACCGGAGGAGGGCAGGATTACATTGAACTTGCCGCCGCCAAAGGGCTGGATGCTTTTATTTCCGGCGAAATTTCAGAAAGAACCACCTATTCGGCCAGAGAGTTAGATATCCACTATTTTGCTGCCGGTCATCATGCCACCGAGCGGTATGGTGTTAAAGCACTGGGCGAGTGGTTAGCAACTGAACATGGTCTGGATGTAGAGTTTATTGATATCGATAACCCTGTATAA
- a CDS encoding methyl-accepting chemotaxis protein, with translation MTQKRVEYSQQESLISTTTPDSHITYCNDVFCRVAGYKPEELTGKPHNLIRHKDMPKAAFGQLWDYIQSGQNWMGLVKNQCKESDSHYWVSAFVTPIMDSHGQVFEYQSVRSKPDNEQIARAEKLYKSILSGKSGSRMRRRWIDWNLTLNLACAGSLGLTATGITGWWLPAVFAGLQIPVSLWLRQRHKSVLRLAKKQYDNSLMEHPYTGFYDDWSAIELSAKMKSAELRAVTARSVETTQKIRTASKEELKSRETLTDNIHEQTVATDAMSMSAQEMLEAIETVAVKAKENADYALRVQNIAENGQAVVNDSLNATQQLHQELLSSQSSLEQLDKEVRSVESILELIQSIAEQTNLLALNAAIEAARAGEAGRGFAVVADEVRSLSGKTAQSVEDIRQKIEGLQNTVKQTSQTIVSGQRFSDQSVESTQQSHTAFIDIVAQIGVVGSQSEETSEALNEQVAVTNEIVMHIERMKEAVSGSGNLSELSVDRTKKVIGELDSLERLISAFCK, from the coding sequence ATGACACAGAAACGAGTGGAGTATTCGCAGCAAGAGAGCCTTATATCGACCACAACACCAGATAGCCATATTACTTACTGCAATGATGTGTTTTGCAGAGTTGCAGGTTACAAGCCCGAGGAACTAACAGGAAAGCCACACAATCTTATTCGTCACAAAGATATGCCAAAGGCGGCATTCGGTCAGTTATGGGATTATATCCAATCTGGTCAGAACTGGATGGGATTGGTAAAGAATCAGTGCAAAGAGAGTGACTCTCATTATTGGGTATCGGCTTTTGTTACACCGATTATGGACAGTCATGGTCAGGTTTTCGAGTATCAATCGGTACGCAGTAAACCTGACAATGAACAGATTGCGCGGGCAGAAAAGCTGTATAAATCAATCCTGTCCGGAAAATCCGGCAGCCGGATGCGACGTCGCTGGATAGACTGGAATCTGACACTTAATCTGGCCTGTGCCGGGAGCTTAGGTTTAACAGCTACCGGTATTACGGGATGGTGGCTGCCGGCAGTATTTGCCGGTCTGCAGATCCCTGTTAGTCTCTGGCTAAGGCAACGGCATAAGTCGGTTTTACGCTTAGCGAAGAAGCAGTACGACAACAGTCTGATGGAGCACCCCTATACCGGGTTTTATGATGACTGGTCTGCCATAGAACTGTCTGCAAAAATGAAAAGTGCAGAGCTAAGGGCAGTGACCGCCAGATCGGTAGAAACAACTCAAAAGATCCGCACGGCCAGCAAAGAGGAACTGAAAAGCCGCGAGACACTAACAGATAATATACATGAGCAGACAGTCGCGACTGATGCCATGTCTATGTCTGCGCAAGAAATGCTTGAGGCAATTGAGACTGTGGCGGTTAAGGCCAAAGAGAACGCAGATTATGCGCTTAGGGTGCAGAATATTGCCGAAAATGGTCAGGCAGTAGTTAATGACTCATTAAATGCCACTCAGCAGTTGCATCAAGAACTGCTCTCTTCTCAGTCTTCCCTTGAACAGCTAGATAAAGAAGTGCGCAGTGTAGAGAGTATTCTGGAGTTGATTCAGTCCATTGCAGAACAGACCAATTTGCTGGCCCTGAATGCTGCTATTGAAGCCGCAAGAGCGGGAGAGGCGGGCAGAGGCTTTGCCGTAGTCGCTGATGAAGTCCGTTCTCTGTCCGGTAAAACGGCTCAGTCGGTTGAGGATATTCGGCAAAAAATCGAAGGCCTGCAAAATACCGTTAAACAAACTAGTCAGACAATTGTTTCCGGACAACGCTTTTCTGATCAGAGTGTAGAGAGTACTCAGCAGAGTCATACGGCTTTTATTGATATTGTTGCTCAGATAGGTGTAGTGGGGAGTCAGTCTGAAGAGACTTCAGAGGCATTAAATGAGCAGGTAGCAGTAACCAATGAAATTGTTATGCATATTGAAAGAATGAAAGAGGCTGTTTCCGGCTCTGGTAACCTCTCTGAGTTGTCGGTGGACAGGACCAAGAAAGTGATAGGAGAGTTAGACAGTCTGGAAAGATTGATTAGTGCTTTCTGCAAGTAA